The Cryptomeria japonica chromosome 2, Sugi_1.0, whole genome shotgun sequence region tcatgcactaaagagaaagagaagattttgaattttagaggcagcaaatttcaataaaatcagccaatctcctagatttaagctgttaaatgcaatcaggacaatctctcgaaatttcggaaaaaatgtccgagaccgtggcgaacggagtgcacacggtcctcgcaacttttttcgaaattttcagttatgaaagttatgatgattttaaagctaatctgaaaaaattgagtgattttacgatctgtagataggccaaattaaagttgcaatctcaaaattgaaccctaccaagattgttgaaaaatacaaattttgaattttgaaaaagagggggaaactgaaattttgaattttatgattttagagggaatgctgaaagcaatgcaagttttgaaattttaaaagttgacccgatttcatgcaaaattcgaatttgaaagtggaaatcaaggttgttgcaattaaacacttaatttcaaaaatcacaaactgcaaaaatttgaataaagcaatgaaatttcgaatgaatgccaacacacttttcagatttaggactgtaagaaacacaattttgatacaaatttcaatttcaataatttttgaatgattataagcttttatccgagcaatcactagaccaattttgactttaattttgaaagtgttaaaattgatagaatcagccaaaattctggattttagcagaaaaatacagtaagatctagctcccgaaattttggaaaaaatgtcggggacgatggcgctcggggtgcacacggtcctcgcaacttttttccaaattttcagggatgaaagatattgtgattttattgcggaatccaaagttacagccgatttggaggtgttttgattagtgaaattatcagtcaaaggttgaatcaagaaggtcttaaaaattagggttttgacatttaaccacttaattttcagaattaaagcacaaatatgaatttacaatttgcaatagaagggtagatctgaaacaagcattaacaattaaacgtttcacaagtttaattacttaaaaagaaaattttagggtttttatgcaatcaacctctaaaatttgcaaaagatcaaacatggaaatgtaattaagggagcaaaattttcagatctaaccatgaataatcagaatgaggatgttcacgtcgggttcaccaaaatgtcaagcgaaaaaatcgaaccctagtcgttctcccctccccaactccaaggagagagaagggagagtcactagggttgatggttttcacttaggagagactttacattcaaaagaggggttgaaacccacaagatccaatccctcgcaatgcaagattggattctaaatgagtttcaagggttgtgacatcaaggataccctcttttgtaaagaatgtagatagaaagattgaactaggaatgcatgtaaagtaggaaagattcgcttataaatagagatagggatatgggatgaagctacggacctggaattagcagtaaaatgtcgagacggtgctgttctgcaaatttgagcgaaagttgacgggacgatggcgcccggcgtgcacacggtcctccgaaaaatccatgaaacaaagggggatctgttcgtctctgcacaaggattccagatcttcaattacagctgcgtacctgcaacctacacacagaaaagagaggacgattggggggttagggatgagggggtttgcctttaggtcaaaccccagttttggaattaaccaagaaatgagaatgctgtaaatgtaaatgtttgtaatgtaaacaagtactaataccttgttgtaagaatgtttgtattcttacatgcgaaggtgtaatgtatgtagtatgttgtatgttgtatgtgatctcctcttcaatggttgaatccttgtcttgaatgcaacacttagccttgaatggagacttagaatgctcaattgcttgaaggaatgcttgaatgcttgaatatcgcttccacgtcttgttcctgcttatttcctttttctcgacctcctcaaatgggagaggaaatgtagtttatatacttgtcaattagggctgatagattgattttcccgaccttaggccaaccaagaaacattattttccaatttgcaaacttaaagacccgatgcccaaaagagaccgggcccaaaatagggccagggaccagggcgctgggcgccatggtcctgggggaccagagcgctgggcgccctagtccagaaggaccagggcgctgggcgccatggtcccacctcccgggacagcagggtgcaaggagggatcaggccagggtgcagaaaaatgcagtttttgatgtcataagcaagtttcggggtctccattcaggttcaatgttgcatcgccatcgtgaagacccaaatgcagccgaaattgcaagtgtcgcaattttaggacgctacaatatcaaaaaatccggtatttcattctaagacaaagcacatatctatcaagtataactttttgaaggaaaaggtggaagcaaatgaagtaagattggtttatgtgaacactaaagagaagattgcaactatacctttgcctaaagaatcatttgagtacctaagagacagattaggggtttctaccccttcggtagagacttgattgatgcgattTGGCATTGGTCCAATATGCATTATCACAGATGTttttcatttcggcactgatgtggggaggctactactcatggggagtagtcaactttatgattcagtggtttatgtttttgctttgatatttttgttagatttctggcattgatgtcaaagggggagagatattgatgtgaaaaagaaacttAAGGAGTTGGTTGTATACatcagggggagagatatatgtatatttcagagctttacaaagatactATTCacaggggagtttggtctttgtttcagaacttcattgctatatctttatgtgggagattgttggttgtcttccattaggggagacttgtttgacatttcttggtacttagatgtttttcacatctagtgttgccatcaatgccaaagggggagattgttggccatttggtggaattgattatgtgttgcattgatgttttgtcattgatatcaacactagctatttggattctttaccggcacccttctggtcccgataggttgagcagtttctagttggtttggatccgacatgatcctgtatgatttggttatggaattggcttattcatgatactcatgatcatattctgtcatttggttttggtttggtgatcagatgctatcccgtttgcttagaagcttggcttccggtttcgacgagggtttcaccgacagagcttttgttgaggatctttgatgaattgcataagtggtgttggtgcaacttttggtggagtttcaggatgttgttggtgttcatgttcaagacttggcggatggtgatcattgttgtagcgtgtggacctatattgggtcccggttgatataggttatggaccgacttaatgtaacgtgtggattggacctcttgatatgTTTCCACGATGTCTTATGTgtgggatattatttgtttggtcttaggccgacatgttttgtgattatgtaattagtttattgtctggtagccgacctgattgtttatggtcgagggtttgtatatatatgatgtaagatctcattgtagatcatcatggtcatggAAATAGAAATGTAacatgcgaataatgtaatatcatttagacagaggatttggtcgatcattggagatcgaattggatttatgtaagaggatttattcccccggtatagagcttaaccgaaactgtactcagacatagaagatgctatctttgcagttcaaacacttctccgaattatagtctggatttctatgtagttagtgaggctccttttgtgatgagcagtgtgctctaggttgttggccttcctgcaagtgtaggcccctcaattgtaattcacatacttactgcaaaagtattatctgactatgggtagacttcccaccatggtttttcccttaaccgggttttccacgtataaatgttggtgtcatgtggatggtatttattatgtgattattgcttatgcttaattggtttaactgctattccgttatttggtttaagcattccgatataaatgttttgggttccagtattaaagttttaattgctaaatgttctggtaatctgtgacaactgagtCATCCCCTCCTCtaagttgtcttccggttatttgaactatcaaaCAAATCTTCTATGTCATATCTCACTTGTAGTAAAAGATTCATGAATTAaggcttgagaaggaggagtacaAAGTTTGTATAGGCATCCATGTCGAATTCCTATGGTGTGAGCTTTCTTTATATTTGAGTTCTTAGGCCATGCTATAACTTTACCATCCATGAAAGTAATTTGGTATCCTTTGTCTTCAAGGGCTGAAATGGAAACCAAATTTCGCTTGATACCCAACACAAACAATACACCTGTCAGTTGAAGAGAGATGCCTGATTTTTGTTGAATAGTGCAGGTTCCGATTCCTTTCATAGGGTAGTTGGAATCATCTCCAATGGTGACTTCTTCATCTAAATTTTCCACTAGGCTATCAAGATGTTCTTTGAATACTATTATATGTTGGGATGCTCCACTGTCTATGACCCAAGTATTAAGGCTAGTAGATAGGGTTGAATAGAATACAAGTCTTTCAGAGTCCTTATCTGAGCTTGTTTTACTAACTTCTGCTAGAGAGGTTTGAGGCTTAGGCCTATCCAGATACTTCATTGCAAGGTGACCATATCTGTCACACCTAAAGCATTGTACTTTAGACATGTCCCTTTTTCTCTTGAATGAGCGTTTTCCATGGGAGTCCTTTCCTTTCTTCCGTTTGAAGTTGCATTTCTTCCCTTTCTTATGAGAATTAGAATTTAAGACTTGAATCTCTTCATTTGAGATGTTGAATCCAATTCCTCTAGTTATCAGCCTCGACTCTTCTTGAATGTAGGCGGTTTTTAAacgatcaaacttaggaagtttagATCGAGCACTTATCCATTGTATGAatgcttcccaagatgtagggagtCCATTGAGAGCCAACATTGTTAACTCCTTGCTATCAATTATGTGTCCAATGGTGGATAGCTGATCTCTTAACTCTGTTATCCTCATGAAGTAAGACATGATGGTTTCTCCCTTGTTCATCTTGACATGGTGGAGTTGTTGTTTTAGAGCAAGAGCCCTGCTAGTATTATTTATTTCATACATGTTCTCTAGAGTTGTGAACATTTGATATGCTATATCTAGTTTGGATATGATTGGAACTATGTGATCCTTCATTGCATCTACTAGTATCTTCAAAGCCTTGTTGTTGTTCTTCGTCCATAGAAGTTTCTCATCATCTTCATCAGGTATAGGTATTGCCTTCTCCACAAATGCGCTCAAATCATGTTCTCTTAGTGCAACCATGATTCTAAATTTCCAACATACAAAATTTGCAGCTCCTTCAAGTCGGTCCTCAACTCTAACACCATTCACCATTTTGCTTATTATGAAATTCTAGAGAATTTAATGGTGGTTAGTTTGCCTCTCTTTATCAATCTGATCGGATCTTCCTTatgctagctctgataccatgttaaagtttgaTCAAATTTAGAGGTTatagtatttttaaatttttctatatatatgttgATCACAATGTCTATAATTTCTTCTTGGATATACATTAATATCAATGTAATTCGAATATATATCAATCTGCAGAATTCTTAATATCAATACTAATACGGAAATGCTTCAATACAATGAGATTGCAATGCAGATCAGAACTGTATATCTAATGTTGCCGATATATCCTTGATCCAACGATTCCGAAATATATATATTGCTAAGACTTGTttagcacttattgatttcggtacctcccaagtcatattggattGAATATAAATATTAATGAGTGGAGACATGTCTCCGTAGATACATGTCTCTACGTAGACATGTCTGTCCACTGAACACAAACTAATGTTAATCAACGTGTGTTGGCTGTTTATTATCATCGTTAATAATATTGATTCATATTGTAATTTTAACCAAGGTCGATACTCATTATCAAACTGTAAtgacatcaatgcaacattaaTATATATGATATCGATATCAACAATGTGGATATCGATACTCAATATCTATGTATGTCTAAATTAATATCAACAATGTGATTAGTATTAACAACATGATTAACATTAATGATATGAACAAAATTAACAACATGATTAATATCATTAGCATGATTAAAAATAGTTATATTTCAATCATGTATATGATAACCAATAATCATAGCAGAATACAGAAGAAGGATAGAGATCAAATGCTCAAGGTCGGTAGGCCACTTATGCATTTGATTTCATCGATAGGAATAATCCGATCGAAGCTACAATTCATTAACATTCTTTCCATATATTCTATATCAAAATCATTTGTTTGGAgcttacccatttttgttgtctatcattcAAATCTCATTAACCCAAAAATAACTTCAAGTTATGATTTGTTTTTATCATAGATCCGCCacaaatgaaatattttctaaACTTTGTCAAAACATGCATCATGGAAGAATTTATTTGTCATAAATGCTAAATCCCTTTACCAACTCTTTCAATTTCTTCTCTCAATTACTATGGGGTTTCTCTTTTGTACTAATTTACAATTCCAATTCCCTCTCCTGAAACACCACATTCTACAACAAATGGTTATGAGAAATCTAGAATAACAAGTACAAGACATGAACTCACTACCTCCTTGAGCTTCTTAAAGGCCTCTTGAGTGGTGTTACTCGATAAGAAAATCCCCTTTTTAGTCATGTTAGTTAGGGTGATACTAGTTAATATTAAAAAATTCACAAATATCCTATATTAACTACATAGACCAAATAACTATATTGACAAAGTTAATATGGTAGAAGGTTATCTATCCAGCTTGGATCTCTTGTTGATCCACCTAGATAACTTGCATGTGGTAGAAGGTTGAGCACTAATGATATGACCTAAATACATAATCTATGTTAAGCCAAACTAACACTTGATAAGATCATATGTTGCCATGATCTTATGTTGTTCCATTACATACTCATCACATATCTTAGGCAATGTATACATATTTTATTACTATTGCTAACAACCCATATGACAATAGAGTGTTGCATCTTCTACCATGATAAATTGTAGGAAGCCTTGACTAACAAATCCCTCTTCTTTGTGCAAAGTCAATTCTATAATTGAGTGACGGGATCTATGTGTCCTTTATTGTACAAGGTATTCTTAATTCTTTTGCCACGCTCAAAGCACTTTTCATGGTGACAACATTGTTGGAAGTGCATAATCTCAAGTACATCTATGTTGTTACTGTCTCCAAATTTTAAATTATACTCGTAGGATTGACTAAAATGCTTATCTTTTACCTCCTTGATGAACTTGAGTAGACTAAAATTTTATAGTTCATGGGGAATAGAAGTAGAAACCATTCTATCTAACATGATCTGCATACTCATGCTAATGTGATTATGATACTATGGAtttctcatcaatttttttattcatataaggtattgatgcacaCTTTGCTAAAAGTGGTAAATTCACCATTTTCTTCGATGACTGTCATTTCTTGCAACTTAgatttttcttccttcttttcttgtttAAGTAGATCGTGCTCAACAACACTCATCATCAAGTCAAGTTCTATCATATTTTTTCATGTTCTTTATCAAATTTCTTCTACACATCTTTCTATTATTATTTCATCTTTTCCCTACTTGATGATCTCATCCTTAGCCCCTTTTGACTTTCCATCACCCCTTGTTTCAATTGGAGCTGAATTTCGCTTGTCATTATGTGGTTGCAAAGTTTTCTCTAGGGGCTTGTTCGATATATCTTGTTTCCTTTGTCCCACCATAACTTTGACTCTCTTAATTCATGAAATTTGAGAAGGGTGACACTTTTTGTATCTCTATTGAGAGTCTTATATTCTACATAACTAGTAATGATATCTTTCTTCACTGGAGTTTGAATCCttgctagaatttttttttttttttaattgtatgaAGGTGATTCAAAGAGGTTTGTCAACAAATCAATCCATTGTCCTATGCTTGTTGTTAGCATCAATTATGTTCTTGTTACTATTTGTTCTTGAAGAGCTCATTTCATCATACATTACAGATTTTGGGAATCTCATGATTAATAGGCTCGTAGAAAAACCAAatttgataccactataatgtctAAAGTTAAACTAAAGGTTTAAATAGTTTTAGcagatttaaaaatatttttgcattAATATTTACCAACTCACAACTTAGGATCATACTTCATACTTCAATATTTTATAGCCTAACTGATTTTTTCTCTCCTCTAGCCCAAAAAATATTCCTTACATTCATGCAAATAACATTAAACCCTAATAATGCAATTTATATCACCATTAAATATTGATTGTAGCTTTAAATGAAATTAACTCCATCTAACCATAATTTTACAATAATAATCATAACCCAAAATTCAATTCTATAGAACCACAAAAGTTTCATCAGAGAAAAACAAATCTCTATAATGTGAATTAGCTCTttaaacctccttatatacttttccCACCAAACTTTTTGAAAGATAATTTTAAATTTCATCTTTTAATTAAAAAGCATATTTTTACTccaaaaaacacttatcaaaataaTGATCACATTGccgatcaaaaaataataatagtgATCATATTTGATACGTGAGGTCCAAATATAATGCATCCATGATTTAAAACTTTTTATTCTCTTTCGATGAACTATTATGCTGAAGTgcctattaaattatttaataaaattaagCAACACtaacaaaataattaaattaaagtcAATAATACATTGGAGACTATTGAAAAGCATTGAAATTGAAATCTAACTTCAGTGGAATGACACAATGATGAATAATGAAAATCAAAGTTGACCGAGTGATATACTATAAATAGACACaccctccaagaatcttggagaaccCACCAAAAGTCAAAATTCACTTTAGAAAGTGGCATAATAGTCCTCTAGACCAACGAAGCTTATTGCCAAAATTAAACATCCTCTCAAACAAAGTTGAAAATCATTGAAAAAAGCCAAAGCCGACTACAATACTAAAGTGATTGAAAATGGGGACATCACACCAACTCTTCAATAAAGGCTTGTAAAGGAGCAAGGTTTGTTAGAGAAGTACGATGCTAGGGGAAACTCTCAAGTTCTAATGGGATAAGGAATGCAAGTGGTGAATGAACGAGAGGCATTTCAAGATGGGGAAGTCCAATACCCAAATGGAAATATAGAAAAGGGCAACTCTGATAGCTCAACTAGAGAAAGAAATGAAAATGAGGGATGAATGAAACATTCTTAGATGGATGGGTTCAACACTCTGATAAGCAAAAGAAAAAGTGAGTTGGTAGGAAATGCATGTTAGGAAGGGAAACCCTACACTTTCAACAACATACACTGACTTAGATAATTAACCATGCCTTAATAATTTTAATAATCTTGTGGATACATGACAGATGAAGGGGAAGAAGTCTTCAATTTAGATTAGGGGAAACAATGAGGATAGAAAATGGGTTTTGGGATACAACATAGATTATGGAAAAAAGGGACACAACAAAACCCTCATAGCAAACTAATTAATTATTAGTATGAGGTTTATGAGGTTCACACAGTTTGATTTTATAGCTTCAATCATCAATTTATTCTGTTACTCTTCTACAAGTGCATAGGAAAGGTCTTATTAGATATTAGACTTCTGGATATTTCTTAATATTGCATTCTAATATCATAGCTTTTATCTAGAATAGCTTCTAAATGAGGGAAGCAAACTAATCTAAAAGTTGTTCCCACCAATACAGTTTTTACTAAATTCCTTATTTGCTTTAAAttatagttgaactactcgccaagCCCCGAGAAAAAAAAGCTCGGGAAAAACTCAGCCAATACTCAGCAAAAAACTtgggaacttaaaaaattgcttaaattttattagaaatgcatttttttgcaaaattcaatgagaagatgcatcccatgagtcaataaatgagaacacaaaagaaacaagctgagtctacatatatttaaatgcaaagtgcgtacaaaatcgcatcctcatgaggaatgttgatgggtgcaagcaaaatagtaaatagtttttgtagaactaaagtaaataaatcaatacaattacatcttcctcttcccaactctagtaaaaactaggagggaggtagaactagagggtctagtcctactCCTAGAAATCTGTTGTGGGTGTGATTGTGCCTCCTCGCTCAGTATGACTGGCTCAGGCtgtggctcatcctccatcctagATGTAGCTTTGCCTCTAGCTGCACCTGGCATtgacaatgactcctcatcctcctcaatgtcatccggtgtgaaaccaaatccacccccctcctctgtAGCCTACCTCtccaaatcattgatgtcatcctCTGTAAACAATGGAGGTTGCTACTGCGATGCCCAAtcattgtaaggatctatatcatccaaatcaattggactagttggtgcttcctctaccttccttatgcacaactgaagattatattgcacaaagacaaggtcattgaggcatttttgagctaacttgctcctcttcttcgtgtggatggcctcaaacaagctccaattgcgctcacaactagATGAACTACAAGGTTAACATAAGattctgagggcaaattttttgagatttgaggtatttccaccccaactttgccaccaaagatctgcaaaataaaattaggttgagggtagcacccctagtgggggtctgagggtgagaaagagagggaaagagagataggtctagatcttgggggagagaggagagcgtgagatggagagtggtagagaggggggtagaggaagagtgatagggagatagaaaaGTCTAAAATTTGGGGTAAGTAAAGTGAGTGAGATCGAGAGAGCGAGAGAATATTGATAGGAGcatattgattactgaaatttgactaagtctaaaaatttaaaagattttctaaaacctagaatttgcattataactcctagagatctgaaaccactctcaaacatcctcccTCCAACGGCATATTCCCAAAAATGATATCACTAGGTCAAATTTTGATAGCCCTTTTAGCTACTTTGTTTGTGAAGGAGGGGAGGATGGGATGCCAGATCCCAGATGGAGATGAGATAGGTTGTTGAGCCCAGATTTCCTAATGTATTGATTCGGGAATTGTTCAAGACCAAAGGCGCGAGAGCAATTGAGTTAGCAATTTATTGAGGGAACGACGATGGATGGATCGATGCATGGGAAGATAGACAGGGAGAGGAAAGGAGAGGTACGcacctgccaatatatacatgaggtataattcttatacttaaatgttatatttcatgtatatattttgatgaagagaatgagactgacttgaaaaaaaaaagataattttttgacatgtttggaccTCTTTTTTGTGAAAACTCACCAAAAACTCGGTGAGTTTTTTCCAAAGCTTGACGAGTTTTTATGGCGAGTAAAAGTCGTAAAAACTCGCGAGATTTTAACTACTCGCCGAGTTTTcggcgagtagtccaactatgctTTAAATTACCTTAAATTTTTCAGGTCTTGCATATAGCATTTTTCACAGTACAATTTCCTCATATTCTTTATAGCTTGTAGGTATTTCAAAATGAAAATGTTAGTTAAATTTAAGCCTTCATACTTGCAACCAATGCTATCCACCTTATGCATACAATGATTATATAAACATGTAATGGAACTTCAAAGATTAACCCTTCAGAACTAATAAacattcttcaacaaaattttaTATACTCCCTTGAACTTTCTATAATGCCACATCTTAGCTCTTAAAACAAGAATGTTATCAAACCATTTTGAAGGACTTTGATCACCCCAGGCTCAATCAGTTTGCTAACTAATAAATTATGTAGGATAGAGGTATGGCTGTTAGTCACCTGGACACCAGGCATTTCAACTGGGTAACCAGGCCATTGCAATAAATATAACAGACATTGTAGCTGTTGCTTTAGATGGATCTCCAAATTTCTTTTCCACGAAGGTTCATTTCCAAAGCTTGAGTTATACAATGATTTATAATATCTATATAGGGCTTTTGTGCACACATGATTGCCTATGTTAATGCAAGGTTACTAGCAATAACTAATCGAGCTACAACCATCTGAAACTACATCAAAATTGTGACCTATCCAAACTGTCAAAATATGGATGATGTAGTGCTGCTTTTGCTGAGATCCTCCTTGCAGGGTCATGCTGCAACATCCTCTGCATATATACAATCATTTTCAATTATATTCCTTATATCATAGGAAATTAGTACATCCAAAAAACTTCTAGAATATAACCGAGAAGGCATTATAGCCAGATGCCATACAGAGGGGGCAGATCTTTTGAATTTTGAGTTATAAAGTATATCTAACTAAAAATAGGAATTTAACCAAATGGAGATCAAAGGTACACTCACAGAAATAAGATCTAATCCATTTGAGTCCAAATTAGAAACAATTTTGGAAAAATCTTGAGGCTTCCATTGAGGAAATTCATGCCAGTGATTAAGCTGGGTCACTCCAGGCCATAGTTGTTCATTAGGAGTTCCTATCAACCTAGATAAATTCAAGTGCATAACACAGAAGAAAATACATATTAAATTTATAAGAAGATGAAATCATTGACTGCATGTCTATTCCCTATATGAAGGCACTGATAATTGGTTACTATTTTTTCCTTCACAAGCATCAGCTAAGATTGCCACATGAATACTATAAACCCATTTATAGATTTAGGTAAACTTCCATTCCCTCACCTGAAGATCTTTAGAAGCTGTTGTATCTGAGAATCTCCATTAAAAAGTACTTTCATATTACATAATTCAGCTGGGACAAAGAACAGTCGACCATTCATTTGTATGTTATCAGACTCTACTTAAaaagtttttgaaaaaaattcattTGGTTTTAGGACATACCAAAGATGCAGCCAAGAGACCACACATCTATTGCTGTAGAATAGTGTTTGGTACCCAACAGCACTTCAGGGGCTCGATACCATAAAGTAACAACCTGCAAACAGCATCAGCCCAGGATGCAAAATGAGCATACACCACATGTATATCGGTGCTTTGCAATACAGAATGTTAAAATATAATATCGAGATTATGACACAGGATTTCAAAGTAAAGCGTACCTCTTGGGTGTAATTCTTAATAGGTACAGTGAAAGATCTTCCCAGTCCAAGATCTGCAATTTTAAGCAGCCCCACTCTTTGATCTACTAATATATTTTGTGGTTTCAAATCCCTGGTAAACATTCATAAAATCAGCATGCTACATTGAACTAGAAGAAATCAAACTCAGAATTCAGTTAAGAGAAGGAACCTGTGAAGCACCCCATGGCTGTGACAGTAAGTGATGCCC contains the following coding sequences:
- the LOC131060516 gene encoding cyclin-dependent kinase B1-1, encoding MEKYEKLEVVGEGTYGKVYKGRDKLTGRMVALKKTRFVEDGVPPTAIREISLLRSLSHCIYVVKLLDVDASFTGSGKPVLFMVFEYANCDLRQYIDKCRRSETKLTVKSIQSFMYQLCKGITYCHSHGVLHRDLKPQNILVDQRVGLLKIADLGLGRSFTVPIKNYTQEVVTLWYRAPEVLLGTKHYSTAIDVWSLGCIFAELCNMKVLFNGDSQIQQLLKIFRLIGTPNEQLWPGVTQLNHWHEFPQWKPQDFSKIVSNLDSNGLDLISRMLQHDPARRISAKAALHHPYFDSLDRSQF